A window of Loxodonta africana isolate mLoxAfr1 chromosome 3, mLoxAfr1.hap2, whole genome shotgun sequence genomic DNA:
gTGCTGTGCCCTGTGCTAGGGACTGGAAAAGAGCCAACAggcagtaggtgcttaataactGTTTTGTGAAAAATAGTCTCCATACCTCTATGCCTAGAGGGTGTCAGGAGAACAGGTGACACAGGCTGCCAAAGCCGACAAGGAAAGCACTGCAGTTAAGGGGATTTTTGGAACTGGACCTTTAAAAATGGGGAATTTTGATAGAAAGGAGTGAGGTAGGCCCTCCAGGAAAACACAGCAAAGGCTTGGAGGGTGGAACATGTTTAGATTGTTCAGGGAGCAGGGAGAGGATAGGGGAGAAGAGGGAGGGCTGGAGGTCTTGCGGAGCCGGATCACAAAAAGCCTCACATGGTGGAGTTAAACATCAAGAGCCTCAGGGCAGGGCTCAGCTCAGGAGTCACCACCTTCTGGAAGACTCCTTGACCCCAGGCCAGTCAGGTGCCTCATCTGGGCTCCTGTGCTGTCTGCCCCCGTCACAGCAGTGGTCATTTTGTTTGTGACTGCCCCTCTGTGAGTCTCTCTCCTCTGGGACCAGGAGCCCCTCAAGGACATGCCCCATCATGTTCAATGCTGCTGTCTGTCCCCGAGGAATTGCCAGGGAGTTTTTGATATTGTGGAATCTGGTCCAGCCCTCTATCTGGTGAGTTCTAGAGACCCAGGGCCAGGGGGTACTGAGGGGCTCAGCTAGGGCCCCTATCTGTGGTCTTTGTGGGTCTGTGGTCCACTTCTGTGGCCAAGATGAAGCAAGGGACTTGGGCATTCCTGGTTGTCGACAGGGCCCATGGCCCCAAATTCCAAAGAAACCATTCAGTAGATCAAAAAGGGAAGGAAGCTGGGCTGCAGTCCAGAGACAAAAACTAGGTGAAGAGCCTGAAACAAGGGAGCCCTGTGGGGCCTCCTGGGACACCCATGTCAGGCTCTGCCCCTTGCCACACAGAGTCCATTCAGAAGAGTCTTGGCTTCATCTGGCTTCTCCAGGACTTGGTTCACTTCTGGTTTGGATCTTCTAACTGGAGGGCTCTGAAGTGGGATGGCAGGCAGGGTAGGAGGGCAGGGGGCAAGGACCCAGCCCCTCAGCCCTCTTCAGCCCTCCTCAGTGCCCTGGCCCCCTGGCTTCAGCTTCTCCAGGGCCCTGCTTACGGTGGATAGGCTGCTGCGGGTTCCTGGGGAGAGACCAGGACAGGGGCTGACAGAGTAGACAGATCCCCATACAGTTGTTGGGGTCAGAGGGAGTGGGAGTGCCTGGTAACCCCAGAGCAGAGCTGGGATAGAATGGGGGAGAGAAGGCCAACCCAGTATAAGGAGATTTGGATGGACAAAACAGCCCTTCAAGAGGTGAAGCAGCATAGTGTGGGGCTTAGAGGCAAGACGCTGGAGCCGACTGCCTGGGTTTCAGTTCTGGCtccaccacttcctagctgtgtgattgTGGGCATTTTCCTTAATCTGTGCCTCAGTTGTTCCACTTATAAAATGGGGCTAATTCTAGTATCTCGTCGTATGGTTGCTGTGAGATTTAAATGAGCTGATatctgtaaagtgcttagaatggtGTCTGGAATGGGACCTCTTGCTGAGTATTAGGCATCCTGCCACTGGCAGCAGAAACTGTGGGCTGAGGTCACCTTTGAGAAACTCCTGCCCTGGAATTTTCCAGTATGTGGGGATGGGTGATCAAGAAGATACTCAGTTTCATGTACCAGCTCGGAGACTCAAATTCCACAATGGAAGAGGTTAGTGGGAAAATAAACTGGGGCATGGGACCTAGGGGAGGGGAAGAGGCAGTGAGGTGCCCTGTGCCCCAGAGTCCATGTCAGGCACGATAGAGAAGACTTGAGGACCAACAAGAGGAAATCAGGTCAGCTTGGAGCAAGAAGGGTTTTGATTAAACACATGGAAGAACTACCCAACTATGCTGAATCCCTGAGATTGGGGAAGCCCCTTCTGCATCCCCAAGTCTTTTCCCTGGGTACCTCGGTGCTGCTCAGCCAGAGAGGGAACATGAAAGATGGACTGGAATTTCTGGCACTTACCCTCCTTATTGCCATTGGCGCTGGATCCTCCCTCCCTATGGTCTGGCCTTGGATGGGGGTGGATTCTCAGGCTCCCTGCAGGATAAGCCCCCCACCAAGTCCCCTGGTTACCAAGTTATTCCCAAATCAAGCCCAAAAGAAGTCTTTCCTGCTCTCTAATCTCCATCCCTGCTGCTGTCTTTGCTCTTACTAAATTCCCTTAGGTTCCCCCACATGATGTGGGCTGATCATTTTGGGTGTGGGGGGGAGGAAATGGCCTCCTGAAGGAGAAGATGGCAGGGTTTTAAAGGAGGTGAGGGTCCTGgggagaactttaaaaaaaaaaaaaaaaaccattgccatcgagtcaattccgactcatagtgaccctataggacagagtagaactgccccaaagggtttccaaggagcgcctggggagaACTTATGGATACATAAAACCCCACAGATTGATGGGGATGGGAGTCTATGTGGGGAACTGAGATAAAGTGGGGAAGCTATACAAGTTTCCAGTGGTCTTAGGGGAGATGGAGACACAGAGGGTCTATGTGGGGGCTCAGGAATGAAGAAGGTTATCCGGAGATCTTGGGGGCTTTGAGGGAGATGGAGAATCTCTCAAGGGAGAGGGCAGCTCTAGGTGCTCTGAGCTACTTCAGGCCCCTTTGTGGCAGGCAGCAGGCTAGAGTCTCCTGCACTGTAGTCCTGGCAACGCctgcagaacacacacacacacacacacacacacacacactctctctctctctctctctctccagcacACACAGCCAGGGGAAATCACACATGTGGGCTTGGCTCGGCTGCATAGTGGGTCACAGACATAACACAAAGTGTCTTGCCCAGTCCTTGGCAGAGGGTCTGCTGGGGGCAGGGAGAAGACTCACCTATTGCAGGCAGGATGTGGTCCAGGTTGAACCGAGCCTTCAGGAAGGGGTAGGAGAAGAGGAGGAGCCCTGAGAAGAGGGACAAAGAGAGGTTCTGTGATGGGAGTCGCTATGAGGTACGGGAGGCTGTGGTGGGATGTGAGCCTGGGGGTGCTTTGAACATGCATGGGAGGAGCACAAGTGTGCAGGACTGGGTCTGTGGGTGTGTAAATGTCAGCACGTGAGTGTGTGGTGCAGCTCCCTGTGGCCCCTGTGCCTTAGAGGTTGTCCAGGGCCTTCTGTTCCTGGTCCCAACACCCAGTCCCAGGAAGAGTTGGAGGTGCAGTGCCGATCTGAGGGGGCCCCAGGTTCCTGGCTCACCCTGCCCAGGTGAAGATTGGTTTCCTTTCCCTCTCATGCGGCAAGCAATGGGCACAGCTGACACTATCACCACCAACTCTTCCCTGCCCCACCCTCCTCTGGGGCCCCCAGGACAGGACTGCAGTTAGGCTGAGGGCTCCTCAGCGTACTCCTCCCCACCCAGATCTGGGGAGGGGGTGGCAGAAGAGTGGGCCCTGTCCTGTCCACTCCCACTTTGACTCCAGACCCAAGTGCCTGTGGCCCTTGGCTGGGATTCACAGGGACAGATGCCCAGAGCCCACTCAGCCTGGAGCCTCTGATTTTGCTTTTGGCCCGTGGTGGTAGGGTGGGGTGAGGGACGGAGCTCAGCATCATTGTGAGGATATCAGTGGGACTGGCctagacagatggacagatggcTGGCCAGGCAAATCTGCCGCTGAGACAAACAGGGAAAGAAAACTTTCTGTGAGTTGGATTCCATCTTGGCCCAGAGGGTCCCACCGGGGATTCTGTCACCTTTTACCTGACCCCCATGACCTCCATCCCAAACAGGCTTGTGAATCTCATCACAAACCCAAGAGTCTGGAGCTTGGGGGCTGAGATGCCGGAGGGGGAGGATCCAGAGAGGAGTGTGACATCCAGCTCCCTCCTCCACAGCCCCTCACCCAGCAGCCCATGACAAGGAATTTCACCCCaaccttcctctccctccctgtgTCCCTGATGACTGCCTCACTCACACATCTACCTCCCATTCCCCCCAACTCAATGCCTGGTGACCCAGCCCTTCTTCCATTTCTTGGTCACTTAACCATGCCCCTGTCCCTCTCCAGCATCTCCTCCTCcctagcccagcccagcccagcactCACTCACCCAGACCAGCCGCGCCAATGAAGACACCACCCATGGCAGCTGCAGCTTTGGACACAGAGACACCGATGATGATGCTGCCGGCCACCAGGCCGAGGGCCACACAGGCCAGCTGCAGGCAGCGGAAGTCTCTGCTGCTGATGGGGATGTCCATGCAAGCTTGCCCAGGGCACCACCTCCAGCCAGTGGGTCCTGTCCCCAGACAAGTCCTAGAGGTCTGTCCTCTTGGATGTCCCTTTGTTGGAGCTTCACCTTCAGGGTGGGAGTTTCTGGGCAGTAAGATTCTGTCTGGGCTGGTAACCCTTGGGTTTATCTGTAACCCTATCCCACAGCTCTCTAGGGGCCCACCAGCCCCACCTTGACCAGATCACCCTCAGCCTACTCTTCCTCCCCTAAAGACCTCTCAAGGTGCAGGTCACTCTTGGGGTTCCTGCCTGGCCACATTTCTACCTTGGCTCCCAGAGTTCTGGGGAGCTGGGCCTTCCCCACAGGGTGCTCCCCTGTCAGCCTCCTCCCAGGAGAGCTCAGACCAAGCTCCCCCTGCCCAGAACATCCTGTCTCTGCTCTCTAGAGTCTGCTCAGTTGCCACTGAGCATTGGCCAATTAAAGTTTAAAGTGTTGAGGTGGGAGGGGTGGAGGAGGAGTGGTGGTCCAGGGGACAAGGCTCCTCATAGCTGTAGGCAGCAGGGAGGTACTGAGTTATTCATGAGGTTGCAATGTGAGCTGCTGCCTGGGTCCTGGAGGCCCGCTGGGGCAGCCAGCCTAGGTTCCACTGTTGGTTCCTGATGGGCAGGATGAGCTAGTGCCTTCAAATGGGGTCCAGAGGCCAGGGATGTGAGGAAACTTTCTGGTCACGTGGTCAGTACTCACTCTGCTGTGTTCTCACACCTGGCCTGGAGGTACACCTGGGTCCTGTGCTTGGGGACTCGGAGATTGAGACGTGGAAGGAGACATAGATAATGCTCAAGAAACGGAACAGAGACTGGGACCGAAAGAGTATCTGGTCCACTCTGTACCCCTGCTCATACCTCTCCCTGTCTGCCTCCCATATTCCACCATCCTGTCAACCTCTGGGCTCCCAGGCAGGGCTGAGGGTCCTGGTTTGAGACTTGATCTCAGGAGACCCACTCCTCCTCAGGTAGGCTTGGTAGCTGCTCCCCTTTTAGCAGCCAGTGGGTTGAGATCCcagctctccccaccccacctccgaTCCCTGGCTAGGGGCTGACAGGGAAGTGCAGTGGTGGTGGTGAGCATGGAGCAGGAGGAAAATAGGTACTGGGAAGGGTTGGGAAGGGTAGTTGGCAGGGTGGGTGTTGGGAGGCCAGGCGAAGGAGACTCTTGGCCTCCTGGATGGAGCACCTCTAATCCAGCCTATTCGACCCACTTGCAGGATCCAGCAGTGGTAATCCAACCCAGCCAGCCCTGAGCCCTGTCTCTGCCCCTAGTTCCAGCGTTGATCATTAGTTGCATTCTCTAGCCCTGTGCAGAATAGGGTCTCCCCAGTCCTAGAATATGGGTTAGCCCTAGTCCTGTGCTTAGGCACAGTTCCCAGAGACCCCTGCCCAGAGTCCTCTCACCTGCCCCACTGGCCTCTTCCTGGCTCACCCTTGCTCCCCACCACATCTGCAGTCTGACATAGCCAGCCTCAGCGTCTTCTGCTTCCACCTCCCTCCAAACTGCTCCCCCTAAACCCTTACCCCTCCCCTTTCCTCTGCTGCCCTCCCTGCTCTGAGTGGCTGCCTGGCCCCTACAGCCTGGAGAATACCTCCTCATCCCCAGGACCCTGCTTGGCCAGCCCCAGctctgtgaagccttccctgGTCACCCTGAGTGGCAGGGCTGCCACCATTGCTCCCAGGCCCCCGCTCTAAGTGCCTACATTCTGGCCTTGTTTTCTCTATTCCCCCTGTAGGCTGTGAGCCCCTCGTGGGCAACTTCAGGGAGTGTTTGAGGAGGCCTCTGAGTTCCATAGGATATCACAGCTGGAGAGGACCAGAGAA
This region includes:
- the KNCN gene encoding kinocilin; its protein translation is MDIPISSRDFRCLQLACVALGLVAGSIIIGVSVSKAAAAMGGVFIGAAGLGLLLFSYPFLKARFNLDHILPAIGSLRIHPHPRPDHREGGSSANGNKEGTRSSLSTVSRALEKLKPGGQGTEEG